From Candidatus Sysuiplasma jiujiangense, the proteins below share one genomic window:
- a CDS encoding SCP2 sterol-binding domain-containing protein, with protein MNSLQTLQAITEKINKDPRARKDLQGWNTVFQFNIEEGARYFLSIAEDGSARVEEGEHPSAETKLSSKEEVMENILTGKLNAISAFMTGKLKVSGNIGKAQELVSVLDQLS; from the coding sequence ATGAACTCGTTACAGACATTACAGGCAATCACAGAGAAAATCAATAAAGATCCGAGAGCAAGGAAAGACCTTCAGGGCTGGAATACTGTTTTCCAGTTCAATATTGAGGAGGGAGCAAGATATTTCCTTTCCATCGCCGAGGACGGCAGCGCCCGTGTTGAGGAAGGGGAACATCCGTCAGCGGAAACAAAGCTTTCTTCAAAGGAAGAGGTTATGGAGAACATTCTCACCGGGAAGCTTAACGCCATAAGTGCTTTCATGACCGGCAAGCTGAAGGTTTCGGGAAACATCGGGAAGGCGCAGGAACTTGTTTCGGTGCTCGATCAGCTGAGCTGA
- a CDS encoding phospholipase, with protein MEIHLQRRPGGRPVTTKTNPHQQLTQKIAPEYHPKILDFARSLAHVVSVRSMISVPGAVGFILEPEFAHGPPESFMIGTEFAHLHPLYDGSMHMMLPDHAAESVIAHEWGEVHPMALKGYIPHNAVMVYAPRNGAELQTVISLLNMSYAFASGAL; from the coding sequence ATGGAAATCCATCTCCAGCGGAGACCAGGCGGCAGGCCAGTCACCACGAAGACAAATCCGCATCAGCAGCTCACTCAGAAAATCGCACCAGAATATCATCCGAAGATACTTGATTTTGCCCGGTCGCTTGCCCATGTGGTTTCAGTGCGGAGCATGATTTCCGTTCCCGGAGCTGTCGGATTCATACTGGAACCAGAATTTGCGCATGGCCCGCCCGAAAGCTTCATGATAGGCACAGAATTCGCGCATCTTCATCCATTATATGACGGCAGCATGCATATGATGCTCCCGGACCATGCTGCCGAATCTGTGATTGCCCATGAATGGGGCGAAGTCCATCCGATGGCGTTGAAGGGATATATCCCGCACAACGCAGTGATGGTCTATGCTCCTAGAAACGGGGCTGAGCTCCAGACCGTGATTTCGCTGCTGAATATGTCATATGCCTTTGCATCCGGTGCACTTTAA